A window of the Deinococcus gobiensis I-0 genome harbors these coding sequences:
- the dnaN gene encoding DNA polymerase III subunit beta, with product MKANVTKKTLSEGLGLLERVIPSRSSNPLLTALKVEASEAGLTLSGTNLEIDLSCFVPAEVQSPQDFVVPAHLFAQIVRNLGGELVELELSGAELAVRAGGSDFKLQTGDLAAYPPLTFPTHADVSLDGGELARAFSSVRYAASNEAFQAVFRGIKLEHRAESARVVASDGYRVAIRDFPASGDGKNLIVPARSADELIRVLRDGEARFTYGDGQLSVTTDRVRMNLKLLDGDFPDYERVIPKDIKLQVTLPATALKEAVGRVAVLADKNANNRVEFLVSEGKLRLAAEGDYGRAQDTLDVVQGGSEPAMSLAFNARHVLDALGPIDGEAELLFSGSTSPAIFRASGGGGYMAVMVTLRV from the coding sequence ATGAAGGCGAACGTCACCAAGAAAACCCTGAGCGAGGGCCTCGGCCTTCTCGAACGGGTGATCCCCAGCCGCAGCAGCAATCCCCTCCTGACCGCCCTGAAGGTGGAAGCCTCCGAGGCGGGCCTGACCCTGAGCGGGACCAATCTCGAAATCGACCTGTCGTGCTTCGTACCGGCGGAAGTGCAGTCGCCCCAGGACTTCGTGGTCCCCGCCCACCTGTTCGCGCAGATCGTGCGCAACCTGGGCGGCGAACTCGTGGAACTCGAACTCTCGGGAGCGGAACTCGCCGTGCGTGCGGGGGGCTCGGACTTCAAACTCCAGACCGGCGACCTCGCCGCGTATCCGCCGCTGACCTTCCCCACCCACGCCGACGTGAGTCTGGACGGGGGCGAACTGGCGCGCGCCTTTTCCAGCGTGCGCTACGCCGCGAGCAACGAGGCGTTTCAGGCCGTCTTCCGCGGGATCAAGCTTGAGCACCGCGCCGAGTCGGCCCGTGTGGTGGCCTCCGACGGTTACCGGGTCGCCATCCGCGATTTTCCGGCGAGCGGCGACGGCAAGAACCTGATCGTGCCTGCCCGCAGCGCCGACGAACTCATCCGCGTGCTGCGCGACGGCGAGGCCCGTTTCACCTACGGCGACGGGCAATTGAGCGTGACCACCGACCGGGTCCGCATGAACCTCAAGTTGCTCGACGGTGATTTCCCCGACTACGAGCGCGTCATCCCCAAAGACATCAAGCTTCAGGTGACGCTGCCCGCCACCGCCCTGAAGGAAGCCGTGGGCCGCGTGGCCGTGCTGGCCGACAAGAACGCGAACAACCGCGTCGAGTTTCTGGTGTCCGAGGGCAAATTGCGCCTGGCTGCCGAGGGCGACTACGGCCGCGCACAGGACACCCTCGACGTGGTGCAGGGCGGCTCGGAGCCGGCCATGAGTCTCGCTTTCAACGCCCGGCATGTCCTTGACGCCCTGGGGCCCATCGACGGCGAAGCCGAGCTGCTGTTTTCCGGCTCTACAAGCCCCGCCATCTTCCGCGCGAGCGGCGGCGGGGGGTATATGGCGGTCATGGTTACGCTGCGCGTCTGA
- the eno gene encoding phosphopyruvate hydratase, with protein sequence MKIEKVIAREVLDSRGNPTVEAEVHLDSGFHGRAIVPSGASTGAHETLELRDGDKARYLGKGVLKAVQNVNEALGPAVVGLDASDQNLIDATLLATDGTPNKGKLGGNAILAVSLATARAAASELDVPLYRYLGGSNAKTLPVPMMNVINGGAHADNSVDFQEFMIMPVGAPTFREALRYGAETFHTLKKVLSAKGYNTNVGDEGGFAPDLKSNEEALDVLLEAIQKAGYEPGKDIMIALDPAVTELYKDGNYHLESEGRVLSTGEMVDFWADWASRYPIVSIEDGLAEDDWDGWAQLTAKIGDKVQLVGDDLFVTNPERLQRGIDSKVGNAILVKVNQIGSLTESMDAIELAKRHHYGTVISHRSGESEDAFIADLAVATNAGQIKTGSASRSDRIAKYNQLLRIEDQLGDRAVYPGRKALR encoded by the coding sequence ATGAAGATCGAAAAAGTTATCGCCCGTGAAGTGCTCGACTCGCGTGGGAACCCCACCGTCGAGGCCGAAGTGCACCTCGACAGCGGCTTCCACGGCCGCGCCATCGTGCCCAGCGGCGCGAGCACCGGCGCGCACGAGACGCTGGAACTGCGTGACGGCGATAAGGCCCGTTACCTGGGCAAGGGCGTGCTGAAGGCCGTCCAGAACGTCAATGAAGCCCTGGGGCCGGCCGTGGTGGGGCTGGACGCCTCCGACCAGAACCTGATCGACGCCACGCTGCTCGCCACCGACGGCACCCCCAACAAGGGCAAGCTGGGCGGCAACGCCATCCTGGCCGTGAGCCTGGCGACCGCCCGCGCCGCCGCCAGCGAGCTGGACGTGCCGCTGTACCGCTACCTGGGCGGCAGCAACGCCAAGACGCTGCCCGTCCCGATGATGAACGTCATCAATGGCGGCGCGCACGCCGACAACTCGGTGGACTTCCAGGAATTCATGATCATGCCGGTCGGCGCGCCCACCTTCCGTGAGGCGCTGCGCTACGGCGCCGAGACCTTCCACACGCTGAAGAAGGTGCTCAGCGCCAAGGGCTACAACACCAACGTGGGCGACGAGGGCGGCTTCGCGCCGGACCTCAAGAGCAACGAGGAAGCCCTGGACGTGCTGCTCGAAGCCATCCAGAAGGCGGGTTACGAGCCGGGCAAGGACATCATGATCGCGCTGGACCCCGCCGTGACCGAGCTCTACAAGGACGGCAACTACCACCTGGAGAGCGAGGGCCGCGTGCTGAGCACCGGCGAGATGGTGGACTTCTGGGCCGACTGGGCCAGCCGCTACCCCATCGTGAGCATCGAGGACGGCCTGGCCGAGGACGATTGGGACGGCTGGGCGCAGCTCACGGCCAAGATCGGCGACAAGGTGCAGCTCGTGGGTGACGACCTGTTCGTGACCAACCCCGAGCGCCTCCAGCGCGGCATCGACAGCAAGGTCGGCAACGCGATCCTGGTGAAGGTCAACCAGATCGGCAGCCTGACCGAGAGCATGGACGCCATCGAACTCGCCAAGCGCCACCACTACGGCACGGTCATCAGCCACCGTTCGGGCGAGTCCGAGGACGCCTTCATCGCCGACCTCGCCGTGGCGACGAACGCCGGCCAGATCAAGACCGGCTCGGCCAGCCGCAGCGACCGCATCGCGAAGTACAACCAGCTGCTGCGCATCGAGGACCAGCTCGGCGACCGCGCCGTGTATCCCGGCCGCAAGGCCCTGCGCTGA